The sequence ATATAAGGGTAAAGTAGAGAGCAACTACCCACTTCCATTTTTATCAGAAGCTCAGTCAAATGTAGCAGGTTGGTAAGCTTGTCACCAACCATATCAATCCAAGTTGACCTTTGAATATCTGGTACTTATCACATTCACATGATCATGGGCTCGAGTTTGAAGAATAGGATTGGAATTCACGTTATATTCCGAGGCCAACGATACCAGTGGCAATGCCCATAGTGGGAAGGAAAACAGACAAAATAATTCTCACTCATAGCAATGGTGCCTAATGTTTCTCAACAATCCAGTTTAAAGGGACTATCCTGAGGCACACTGCAACTTTTATGATCCGCAGAGCCTTGAAATGGTGGGATGGATGGCTGTTCAGCATTTCAAAAGCCTTCCCTTCCCTTAATGTCAATTCAGATTTCAGAAAGAGAGACGACAAAGATCAGTTAAAACCATGGAAGAAGATTccatgagttattcatagtaaaTAACATCTAAAAACCCATCTTGGGGCTTGTGGAATTGAGTACAAAATAATACATAAGATTACACTCATGAAAAATTTTTGCAAAGGATTTCATCTTCTCTACCTTCTTCCATGTCAACCTTCTCCGTGCAGCGCCTCTTGCAATCATGGTAATAAACCATGAAGACTACCCATTTAATGACCTTTCCCACACACACCAAGCCTGTATTAACAAAAGCAAGTACAATCCTACCGGAAAAACTTCCTCTTACATGGAGGGTTGACCAGGATAGGCCATATAACCAAATAAAATTGAGGAGCATCAACGCAAATCCACGCAACCTATTGCCTTTGCTCAAGTATTGTGAGGTTGACAAGGCTTCAAGACCGCCCTTGTCCTCTAAAATTGAAATAACAACACCCATATTCCACCAGACACTCAACACCAACCAAATTCCAAGGGCTATAATCACACCCATCATAGAAACAAGAAGCAAGAGCACATTCCCTGACACCAGTAAGGGGCCCAATAGGATGAAAAACACTATCACCATCAACGACAAATTGGACAAGAGGAAGGTATAAATGTAGGTAACAAGAGGGCCTTTCCACCTGGTTTTGGCGACGGAATTACGGAGCATATCTTGTAAACCTAGCGGTCTGGCTCCGGCATGAATCACAGAAGCTGAATAAACGGTAGTGACTGCAGTGAGGAGGTTCAATAATTGAATGGGGATCAAGTAAAGAAGAGCCAGTAGGAGAACCCTGCCAGACATCATGTGAGTCGATCTGGTTACAGCAAGAGAGTTGGAGTTGGGAGGAAGCTTTCTGAGCTGAGGAGAGAGAGAAGCTTCCATGAGGAAATGCTGGAGAAGCAATTCATGAAGTAGCGTGATGCAAAATAAAGGAAGTGAGACGATTGTTGCCAGGGGAATGAAGCTGGGGTTTCTGATTCCAATTCTCACGGCTTCTCTGATGATTCCAAAGGTGCCAAGGAAACGCATCCTTTCCATGGTATCACTTGGATTGGATTCATCTCCAAACTCCACTCCATTTGATCCATAAATAGAGTGAGTAGCTTACGTCAACCTCcattaaaaaactaaacaaataaacaaaaaatatgaataaaatattaagagtCTACGCGGAGGTTCAGGGCCTTGTGTCATTAAAATGTAACTTGCTCCCCAACGGCATCTAATGTTTAATCTAATTCATACTTACCatctaatcatattttaaaaatacaaaaataaaaactatttaattattgaaaataggaaaaaaaaaactaattaattttcttcACCCAGTGCGGACTGCAACAGCGTAAATCATGATAAAATGGTGAATTAGTAATCCTGCATGGATAACATACTACTACACAAGCAATTGAGTCCCACAACATCGAAAATCACACTGGCCCAACAGTTTTACAATTACTGGGTTGAAAAAGA is a genomic window of Vitis riparia cultivar Riparia Gloire de Montpellier isolate 1030 chromosome 1, EGFV_Vit.rip_1.0, whole genome shotgun sequence containing:
- the LOC117913157 gene encoding uncharacterized protein LOC117913157: MERMRFLGTFGIIREAVRIGIRNPSFIPLATIVSLPLFCITLLHELLLQHFLMEASLSPQLRKLPPNSNSLAVTRSTHMMSGRVLLLALLYLIPIQLLNLLTAVTTVYSASVIHAGARPLGLQDMLRNSVAKTRWKGPLVTYIYTFLLSNLSLMVIVFFILLGPLLVSGNVLLLLVSMMGVIIALGIWLVLSVWWNMGVVISILEDKGGLEALSTSQYLSKGNRLRGFALMLLNFIWLYGLSWSTLHVRGSFSGRIVLAFVNTGLVCVGKVIKWVVFMVYYHDCKRRCTEKVDMEEGREDEILCKNFS